The DNA segment TAGCATTGCAAAAAATGGCCTCCAAGGCTTAAAAAGATGGGACAAGCTTAAGAAATGAGCTTCCGCAatgattgtttaaaatttgctaCGACACCGGAAATCATCGGAAAGTAAACGGTCTTTTTTTGGAGGATCGTTAATTAAAGGTTTCTGTAAATCAAGGTTGCGACAACAATGGATCAAAAACATATTCGAATACAAATTTCTTGAGGTTTTGTGAACCGTTTTAAggatattgatttttttggatAGATTTGTAACCACGAATGAAACTTGGATCCACCACTATACTGACCAGGAACAAAGCAGCGTCAAAACAATGAAAACGTGCTGATTCTCGACCACCAGATGTGGCAAACTCGTTTTATGTATGAAAGGATTAACGATACTGGTATTATAATAATCTTTTAGATGAACAAAAACGAAAAGCTATGAAAAGAAACAGGTTTAACAAAGAAATGAGTCATTTTGTGGAATTGTGGCCACCTAATTCGCCTGATTTAACTCTATCTGACTTCTATCTATTCCCATATCTCAAACAAATTCCTCATAAATAATGTTTTCGAGGCGAAACGAGCATTTCGCGTACCTcaaacaggccgcgaaatcaaaTTTCGCGGCCGTTGCTTTTAACGAGGGCCGTTGaagtaaacgtcattttaatatttgttacAAATCAGAGTTTCCATGTAAGACTGGCGTTTAGATGAAACCGCagaatttataatacatacatattgaCTTTTTAATTCTGGACGAGTACCCACACAAAACTGTAACATCACTTTCATTTATGACAGTGAAATAAAtgttacttgttcattttataataattattccaaattttcggttgcacaaaaaatgtgtacaccttggccgcGAAATTTAGCATCCTCGAAATTGTGTCGCCTCGGCCGTAAACGGTCTCCTCGACAGTTTTTCTCTCccggccttgatatacaaataaccaTTCTGGGATAATACACACAAAATCAGAATATCAGAATTCTAGAATAGAATAAAGGTATTGGAATCTTCTGGGGCAAAATAGTGATGGCGATGTTATTGGAAAATAAGCatgattaaaaagaaattcgCTCGCAAACTTTTTAGATCATCCTCGtaattgtttcatttaatCTCCATAATTTAGAATCATTTGGTACCAAGAAGTATTTAGAGAATTGTGAAAAGTATGcgaagagttttttttatggAAGTTACAGGGTTTTCTAAGCGATTATTAAAccaaaataatcaaattttcgaaacaatgaaaaatttgaattgaaaacGGAAACAATGAAAAGCACACAATTAAGCATAGAACAATAAACCCCAGATTGTAAACGCTGAGGCTGATAACCCCGGTCAAAAATCGGGCTCCAGGTAGGAACAAATAAACTGATAAAACGCCAACAAAGTAATTTCATTTGTTAACATGTGGGGGCGAGtttttgtcaaaacaaaaaggAACAATCTGTTCCGGGCTTTAACAAATATTTCTGAATGAATACTGTGTATGATGTACTTCCTGATTGCAAAATAATAAGCGGTTTTCTCTGTTAAAAGCTGTGAGCGCAAAAGCTTGaaataatggaaatattttcctttCACTTGAGCTTACACATTTAGACGttaatatatcgggtgttcatttaaatttatcctcaaagtaggcgttgaaaagtcgattgtgaacgcaccactcgtcagtctgcagagtaaaaacacaaacaacgcaaaaagtgaggttagatttaaacagctgatccgtgatctgacACCCGATACAAGGTAATTCACGAATAATAATGAGCcttacaaaatttgtgatgcaaccaacaatacatgtccTCCATAGtttttttagtttgtgtttttattaattattccaCATAaggattttcataaaatttgacaaatgtaatgaCATGTAATGGCATGTTGAATATgttgtaaaaaatgaaaatattatacaggttgtttttgaaataggtgcattaattttaactggaaaAGGAACAagttttctatctaccattttgccgaaaaacgatgtttaattcaaaaaaaaaaattggggagatttttcactaaaatagccctacgccactaaatactgcaatggctaattgagattagcgctaatatgaaaaaaacatccattttcatccagaaaacgtgttttaacgccgaaatcgaaattcaaataaatctacccgtatagcaaaaaatccacttcgtaagaatctggttgtttcacgtttttaggtagcttcgTTTtagagatatgaacggttttaggaaaatctttcctagttttttaagcgattacgcaacgtttttcgccaaaatggcagagagaaaagttgttccttttgatgagttctattaccagttaaaattaatgcacctatttcagaaacaccctgtatattttttaaatccacataGTAGgtgcaaatgtaatgttggctacatcacaaatttcattaggctcattattactcgtgaatcaccctgtacatacaggtgtctcaaaattcgcgaattccgaatttagagctttgtaggggatcacttcagtagtccaaatatggaaataaaaaaaaatcgggactctcCCCagaaagatacattggtctgaaagTGCATTCTTTGAaatgcgttttcttcaaatacaggctgaaaagttcagtgtttattgttatttatggtgtagatgattgtggaaaataatcgtaaaacaattttttgaagaatagctttaccttggagtaaaaaaatctgtggatatgaaggctgctctgtattgaacaaaattaaagtgcttatatcttcctcaggaagagcgatttttttttctaagtatttttcgagctccactgggtccttccctaccacactctgaattcggaattcgcgaattttgagacaccctgtatacatcgCACTTATGCGATTGCACACTTCGCATATTTGTCCATATCACACTCGTTGCGTAATTAACGATTAATTCGCATTTTACGTGAATTTTTTACGGCTTCGTATTTTTTTCTAGGAATTAAGCCGTCGAGATTGATCCAAAAAATCCACTTGAAAAAATCACAACGTTATAAATCCCAGGTTTAAACGAACCGTCATTCTTTAttcgacatttttattttataaagccGCTTTTCCGTCGAATCAATAGCTGTGAAGAATCGGTTACGCTCCTTGCTCGGGGAGCTAGTTCCTTCCACGCGTCCAATTTGTAGCACGAACGCATTCATCGAGAAAATtcacacaattaaaaataaattaagaccGTCTTGAAAGCAGGGAAAATCGCATTTGATTTAAAACAATAGATACTTCGCCCAGATCGCAAGTGTCTAATAATGAGAGCATTAACACCATTCGGTCAACTTTCAACGCTGTTGTGTTTTCAGTTTCGAACCCAGACAAACTCGGATCTCACCTGAAACAATTACTCGGCGAGGCTGAAATGAGGCTGCAAGAACTGGGCGGGTTGCTGGAGGAGCCTTGCGGTGCCCCGCTCAACACGCGAGCCTCGTTCTCTAGTATCATAGGAAACGCCTATCCCACGTCGGCCATGACAGGTACTGACATGACGAGAACGCGGAGCAAAGAATTAAAGTTTTGATGTGTTAGGTTGCGCCGGGGGCGACAACGACAAACAAGCGATAGCCTGGAGCAGACGCGCCAAGACCCTCAAGAGACTGGTCTTGGGGTTCGCCCAAGCTAGGCCCCCCGACCCTCCGTCGCTCGTGGCCCTCGACATCACCTCTCTGTCGTCGGTGTCCATGCGACTGCAGGAACCCACAACGAACGACTCCCCCATAACAACCAAATTCAAAGGTAGTTTGCAAGAGAGAAAGTTGCAAAGCCTAACCAGTTCTGTTAACAGTCCAGTGGTCCACGCGCGCCGACTTCAGCATCATCTCCGGCGAGAAGGAGCTCCTGGACATGTCCAAGACCAACTGTAGCATAGATTTAACGCAGGGTAGACGATATTTCTTCAGGGCGGCTTGCGGAAACCTCAAAGGGTACGGCGCGTTCTTGACCTCGACGCCCTCTTCGGTGGTGCCCTCCACCTGGAGGGAGGTCGACAACAAGAAGTCGAGGTAAGTGGCCTCGTCGCGTCTTGACGCATCTCACAAAGTGTTTTGCAGATTTGAAGGAAGACAAAGACAACTGGAACAGTTGATGGACGAGATCAAGCAAGTCAGACCCGGGAGCGAAATCCTCGAGAATCCGGGACCACAAAGGAGGACCCAGCGCAAGAAGACCACGATCAAGCAGCTCTTCACCGCGGCCAGCAAGTTCCAGAAGAACCTGAGGCGGGGTATCTATCTGGCTTGCATCCTCTACCACGAAGACAAAGTATTAGTAACGAACGAAGACTTTTTGCCTGTGATAGAAATAGACGAGACATTCCCTAGCTGTATCCACACGGATCTCCACTGGCTGATGAAGGTTTCTTGTACTTGGGACGACACCAAGTCTCTGCGATCTGACATGGAGAAGAACGCGTCTTCGGCGATACACTTCCGGACGAAGTTGCTTTCGGCGGTTCTTCAGATGCAATCGTCGCTTTGCCTGCAAGATCTGGGCCAGCTCTATTACAAGCCTTTGCGCGACTCGCAAGGGACCGTCGTGTTGAGCACTGTTAACTACGTCAAGACGCCTAAGAGCGTGTCGGTGTTGAATTCTAGGTGGTTGCCGATGAACAAAGTCTTCAAGAAGAGCTTGTTGAGCGACGACCACAGCATATCGGAGATTCTTATGGCGTCCATACAAGAACAAATCAACTACCACCAGGTGTCCAGTTTGAAGCTCAACAAAGGACTGTATTTGGCGTATCTGAAGATGCAGAGTTCCGTCGACTTGATCCAGGTGGTGGTCTCGGCCAAGTCTCCGAATATGTTGCCGCACTGCAAGATCCGAGACAACCCCCACGTCTCAGCGTAAGTAGAGCTGGTTTTGAGCGAGTGTTGTGTGACAGATGGCGCTTTCAGAGAGGAGTGGGAGTACCTGAAGCAGCAGCACTTGCCCGACCTCACCGACAACGCCACCGAGCAACAACGAACATTCCTCGAGTTGGTGACGAGCGCCGCCAAGCGCCTCTTCAACTACATGGACATCAGCAGCGAAAACGCGAGTTGCCACCGGCTCTACGACACCGAAGTCGTGGACCTCACCGACGAGGTCAGCTTCATCGTGGTCTGCCCCTCCGCCGAGTTCTCCTGCTCGGTGCCGGGCCAAAGAGAAATCCTCCTCCAGCGTAGCGACCTCTTAAGTCTCCCGATCCAAGTCTTCGAAATGATCCACCTCAACACCTACCAAAACAGCATAATCAAGAAGTACTCGAAGCTGAGCTGCCTGCTCGAGTTGGACGCCGCCACCGCCAACCACCTCCACCGCGAGGCCTTCTCCAACGTCGAGGTGGCCATCGCCAAGGAGCGCTTGACCCGCCTCCAGGACCTCCAAGCCAAGCTCAACGTGATCTGGAAGACCGTCCGGTGGCTCATGGACGTGATCACCTTCGCGCGCGACAGGATCACTTGCGGGATCTCGATGCGCTACATCCTGGACAAGGAGATCGGGAGTTGCACCAGTCCCAAGAGGAGTCTGCTGCAGATCCCGCCCAGAGAGACGAAAGTCGTGAAGAGCACTCCAGGACGCGGGAGTTGGCCAGGACCGGGGAGCAACAACATCAACCCCCCCAACTCCCTCATCAACGAGTTCAGCAAGAGCGAGCAGCACTTGAGCACCAACGAGGCCTGTTCGCAGTATCTGAGCACTTGCAGTGACTCAGAGTCGCGCAAAAACAGTGACAGTTACAGTAGTGATTTTTTCAACGAACGCTTGCCCCCTTCTCGCAGTGAAGACATGCTGTTCGGCATGCCTACCACGTCGAATCACAGATGTCGCGCCAGTACTGTTTCCAGTGTTTCCGCATCGACTAGTCCTCTGCTGAGTGTCAGACCTTTGTACGGTGGTAGCTTAGTTAGTGTTAACACCATCAACACGACCAACACTTCGGACAGTTTGCACAGTTTAAGTTCGGACAGTGACGGAAACCCGCAACCGGTGGGTTCCTCGACTCCGCACAAACCCAAGCACAAGCCGAAGATGGTACCGTCGCGGAGCATGGCCAACGTCAAACAAAACGTCTTGGACATCAGCACCAAATCCGAACGGTACCGGCCCAAGCATCTCAACTTGGAACCCAACATGTTGCACTCGAACCTAGAAAGCGGTCTTTCCAAGAGCCTGtcgaacatcaaaacgcgcaCAGATATCGACACCACCTATCTCAGACCTCTGGAGAACCTGAAGAAACGCGAGACGATGCCGGACACTCTCTTCAAGGTTCCCTACTCCACAGATCTGACGCAGTCGACTTCCAAAGAGCTGCAGTCGGGGATTCTGCAAGTATTCGCCGCCTACGAGACGGGCCTGGCGAGCGGCACGTCGCTCAAGCTGCACGTCACCCCCAGGACCACCGCCCGCGAGGTGGTGGACCTGGTGGTGAAGCAGTTGAACATGGCTGTGGTGCTGAAAGGTAAGGAGGGCCCGATCTACCCGGCCGACAAGCTGAAGAACTTCTGCTTGGTGGCGGTGATCGGGGCGCGCGAGAGGTGCCTCAGAGACGACTTCAAGCCGCTGCAGCTGCAGAACCCCTGGAAGAAGGGCCGGCTGTACGTCAGGCAGAAGCACGACGTCCTCGCCGCACTCGAGCACAGCAGCAAGCACAGCGCGATTATATGAAAAGAGGCTGAAAGTTTGATATAAGTCCAGTTGGCTCATATCGAATTCCTAGTTCTAATCCTGGTTCTTAGTCAGTTTAAAATGGTGCTAGAGAAATGATGAATTTCTGTCTTATGATTGTTAAGTCATTTGTTGCCTAACTTAAGCGTAACGAGCCCTATTTAAAGTAATCCTGAGCCTGTTACTTTAACAGAGGTGTCAATCTTTCGTTATGAATGTTGATGATACTGTGATGATAATTATCTTAAAAGTATTCAATACATCAAAATTTTCTATTGACGTTTTTGAGGCCGTTCGGCTCACAAACGCTCCATCCATGTTAGTGTTATGCCGCCAGAGCAAACCTTAAATGATATTTTCGAGGAATTTTGTGCAATAGCGTCCCGGCCGCCATTGTTGCTACTCTTTTTTTACGAACAATGCATTTCGATCGTCCAGTCTTGCTCATTTGTTCGGTTTTTTCGACGACTACGAACACCAATACTATTGACAAGTATTATAAAAGATGACGCATACTTATAAGTGTTAGTATAGAGAgagttttaaaatatattctataataaatataatgcgtgttatttattaaaatgtgctAAGTAATCACACTGTATTAGAGAAACCATATCATATAGCGTTTATGTGTTCATTGTCAaacatttttctctttttttttacttttatttgttATCGTTCGCGCTAAATCCCTTTCTTtagtacaaaatatttttattgtgttgCGTAAATTTATAAGTGTACATAGTATGAAATTTATGTATAGAGAAAGTTTATTGAAATACagtgcaattaaaaaatatgtaaataaataaaattgcaattttctaATATTGAAGGCAATTTACATCTTCAATATTCGGAAATATTAGGGATaggaaatgatattttttcaatGCATTGTATGACTGTTGTAATGCACAAGATGTCTTGATGAAATGTTTAAATGAAGTGTAAAATAGAAGAGTAAATAAAGATATGTTAACTAAACGACCaagatgaaattttattcaaaaattcccATTCTGGAAGCGTTTCAACACCAATTCGAGACAAAACACGACCAAACTGATACTCAATCCCACAATCAATACCCAGAAAGCTACAGAAATCTCTTCAAATGTTAGATTTTCCGAATGGAGAACCTCCTTGGACTTGAGTTCTTGCTCAACCCAATGGGAACTCCGCTGCattattaattcaaaaataccAGATGAGTACAGTCTTTGAGTCGCTTCAAGAAAACGGTCATAGAGGGGATATcctttggttaaaaaaatgtaagcgTACTCATATTTTACGTGGTTTGGAACCAGGTGGACCAAAGGTTCTTGTAATCCTCTCACTTGGATTCTATTTTTCCAATTCGTAAAACCAGTTCTTGTCATCATAGTGGCAATCTGATCACCGGAAGCTATCCGGAGAAATATGTCTTTGATATATTCGTTTGGTTGGATGGAGGTGCATTGGTTGACGTAGTCTCTATAGATTTCCTGCGAAGATTTATACAGCTTCTTTGCTTCCTTGTAGACAAAACATGGCAACTTGTACCTCACCAAGTCTCCCAAAGAGTCGATTTGATACTCGAAGGAAAAACTCGTAAAGATCCTTACCATTTCCCTCCTGAAAGCGGTCGAAATCACGCAAAACGAAAACATGGAAACACAAGCGACGATCCGCGACGACAACTTCTTAATTTTCAACACTCTCGAATTCGCAGACTCTAGAAGAATCTGGTAGTGGAGTTCGAAGGAAGAGACTAGATCGTCGTTCTCCAAGAAGTACCAAGTGGTACTCAGCAGAACTAGAGCCAGTAGAATGAGGAACCACATCATCGGAGTAAAAGTGGCGAGGGAACTCTTCCAACAGGGCAAGAGTCGAGCTTTTGGTACTATCCAGTGTTGAGTATTTGCCACATACAGCGATACCAGATCGAACTCCAAAGCTTGCCGATCGCTCAAAACGAAGAAAGTATTCATCATGAGATGTTGAGTTCGATTCTGTAACAGACCTGATGGTGGCAATAGCAAGACCGAAACAAGGGAAGTGTAGGTACTAACCTAACATACTGGTGTAAGTCCCGTTGATTTTTGCGAGCCCGAAGGGACTCGTTTTGCTCAGTCTTTTGAACAGTTTGAATTTCAACATCTGCTGGATCAGTTTTAGGTTTTCGTGCGCAGTTCCATAGAGTTTCCCCTTGTCAGTGTACAAGAATGGATACACATTATAATATACTGAAGAAATTATTGTGTTTCTCCACAGACTTGGTAGTTTGGTGTTGAATAAATTACTGACTTTGACTGTTGTACAATGGCCTAAAATAACAGGGGATGCGTTAGCCCCTGTGGCATCCTCATATCGAAAGGGATGGTGAGTTACTAGATTTCCATCAGGCTGGACGACCACAGAGTTGTAAACGAAGAATCTTGAGAGATTTTGAAAGATCTCTTCGATTGGGGAGTCACTCAAAATGACGAATTTGGCGCGGGAATTGAACGTTTCAGATTTGTCCAAAAACGTCAACATTTGATTCATGTTTTTCGCTCCCAATTGTATAATATAAATGTCTGGAGGGTGGAATTTGAACAGTTTCAAGCGTCCGATTGAACTGTTTTGATAAATAATCGGGTAGGGAATTTGTAAGTTGGTGTCTATCACGTAGATTACAGAATCAGGAAGTGCGAATTCTGCAACAATTTTGTTAACGCATTTGCTGATGATATTACTGTGAGAATTGCAAAAGTGGGATTTGTTACAACAGCAAAAgattaataaacacttaaaaAGCACTTTCATTGCGGAGGGTTTCATTTTCGACTGacataaaattgattttgagtGACTTCACAAACATACAATTATGTTGTATTAACGATAGAGGAAAtgatgtaaataaatattttagtgATCAAACAAAGCGGTAAAAATAAACCCTGcattttaacaaaacaaaattattattgaacaTTTACTGTGTTTAGTAAAATTGTCTTGACATAAGCTGAGAGTAAGATTTTAGTGGAGGTGCGTTCAGAAATCATGAGTCATGacttctattttttattttacaacaaCAGTGAAAAGTCCTTGAAGAAGATCtttcaaatgaattttttttggtcaTTCTTCTAAGGTagcaataaataaagaaaacatcGAGTTTCTATGTATTAAATAAAGTTTGTCTTGCtgcaaattataaaaacagttaTAATTCACACGTGAGTTATGAGGTTATGACTTATAACACACGCGTGACTTATAAACCACTTTACTGGTCTAAAATAAGAACaattatgactctataagtggcaggtgttggataaataaataaaattgcaattttctaACGCGGAAGGCAAATTACAACTTCAATATTCGTAAATTTTCGTACaggaaattatttatatttttcgatGCATTGTGTGGCTCTTGTAATGAACAAGATGACTTaatgaaatgtttaaatgAAGTGTCAATACAAGAGTAAATAAAGATTTGTTAACTAAACGATcacgatgaaattttgtattttaccaCGAGTCAGAAAACCACTCCTTGGATTACTTTATGATCGACAACGAATTAATACATTCCGCAAGCGTTTGAACCCGAATTCGAAACAAAACACGACCAAGCTGACGCTCAATCCTGAAATCAAGACCCAGAAAGATACAGAAATTTCTTCGAACGTTAGATTTTCCGAATGGAGAACTTCCTTGGATTTGAGTTCTCGCTCCATCAAGTGGTAACTCTGCCGCTGTAGTAAGTTGGCAATTCCAGATGAACACAGTCTTCCGGTGGCTTGAAGAAAGCGATCATAGAGAGGATATCCTTTGGTGAAGAAGATGTAAGCGTACTCATATTTCGCTTCGTTTGGAATCAAGTGGGCCAACGGTTCTTGTGATCCTCTCACTTGCActctattttttaaacttttgaaactAGTTCTGGGCATCATGGTGGCAAGCTGTTCTCCGGAAGCTATCCGAAGGAATATGTCCGCAATATCGTGATTTGATTGAATGGTGGTGCACCGGTTAGTTACATAATCTCGAAAGATTTCTTCCGGAGAGTCATAAAGCTCTTTTGCTTCGTCGTAGACGATACATGGTACTTTGTACCATACCATGTCTTCCAAAGAGCTGATCTGGTGCTCAAAAGAAAAACTCGTGAAGATCCTCACTATTTCCTTTCTGAAGGCGGTCGAAATCACGCAGAACGAAAATACGGAAACACAGACGAGGATCCGCGACGACAACTTATTAATTTTCAAGACTCTCGAGTTCGCAGAATCAAGGAGAATCTGGTAGTGGAGTTCGAACGAAGAGACTAGATCGTCTTTCTCCAAACAGTACCAGATGGCACTCAGCAGTACTAGAGACAGTAGAATGAGCAACCACACCATTGGAGTAAAAACGGCGAGGGAGCTCTTCCAATAGGGCAAGAGTCGAGCTTTTGGTACCACCCAGTGTTGGGTAATTGTCATATGCAGCGAAGCAAGATCGAACTGCAAAGCTTGCCTATCGCTCAAAAGTAAGAAATTATTGATCATGAGATGTTCGGTTCGATTCTGCAACAGACCTGATGGTGGCAATAACAAGACCGAAACGAGGGAAGTGTACTAACCCAACATGCTGGTGTAAGTCCCGTTGATTTTTGCGAGCCCGAAGGGACCcgttttgctcaattttttgaacagTTTGAATTGCAACATCTGCTGGATCAATTTTAGGTTTTCGTACGCAGGTCCATAGAGTTTTCCCTTGTCGGTGTACAAGAAGGGGTACAGATTATAATAtactgaagaaattgtcgtgTTTCTCCACAGACTTGGTAGTTTTGTGTTGAACAAGTTACTGATGTTGACTGTTGTGCAATGGCCTAAAATAACAGGGGATGCGTTAGCCCCTGTAGCATCCTCATACCGGAAAGGATGGTGAGTTACTAGAATTCCATCAGGCTGGACGACCACAGAGTTGTAAATGAAGAATCTTGAGAGATTTTGAAAGATCTCTTCAATTGGGGAGTCACTCAAAATGATGAATTTGGCGCGGGAATTGAACGTTTCAAATTTGTCCAAGAACGTCAACATTTGATTAATGTTTTTCGCTCCCAATTGTATAATATAAATGTCTGGAGGGTGGAATTTGAACAGTTTCAAGCGTCCGATTGAACTGTTTTGGTAAATAATCGGGTAGGGAATTTGTAAGTTGGTGTCTATCACGTAGATTACAGAATCAGGACGTGCGAATTCTGCAACAATTTTGTTAACACATTTGTTGATGGTGTTACTGTGAGAATTCTTGAAGTGAGATTTGGTACACCAGCAAAATATTAATAACCACGTAAAGAGCAATTTCATTGCAATGGGTTTGTTTTTCGACTGACAAAAACCGATTTTGTGTGATAAACATGTCATTATGTTGTACTTACAAAACAAgaaataacataaataataaaggggataattttattaatcaatcaaagcCATAAAAACAAACTCTTAAGTCAGAACGCTTTaacttaaaaaacaaatcaattcATTAATAGTTCTTTCAGTCACTGAGATTGCCTGTGATAAACTAACTAACTGTTGTGACGGAGGTTGCAAGCTGAGAGTGCAGAATGGAAGTGCTTTCAGAAatcacaaattaatttttaattttacaacaaCGAAAAGTCATTGAGTTATATCGCAGTGATTTGATTCGCAAATTTGCATACGTCCCTTTATTAAAAAGAAGCAATAAATGAATTATGATTGCGAGAATGATAAAATCTGGACTTCGTagagaaaaaattgtacattttctaCTCGGGTCTAATTGCTTTTATCTACTCGTAAGTAATAGTTACCATTAGACGCTCGctgagttttatttttaatctcagataaattattatagatCTAACGGGTGTTCAAAATGAATAGTTCGTCAAGTTGGCTATGAATTTTTGATGGAAGAAGATAGAGCAGGATGATGccttctttgacagatgtcagtaGTGTTTTGCGAGTGTAACGTCTTTTTTTGAGTTGAGTTTCGTTTTATGTggaattataataaatcaacTGCTTTTACAACATAACACAACATAAAACTTTTGAACAATAATCCAATGATGGAAAAAATGTGATGAGAAATGTTCATCGTAGAGTTTTAAAATGTATCGGTGAAGGTTGTCAACATTTTCAACATCttctataattttaaaattgtctcAATGTGCTTTTAAAGCtttcaacataaaaaaacacatctaACCTAAGATTTTACTTGCGACTTTCGTCAAATTAAGAGGTTTTATAAATCAATGTTACCAAGCATATAGTTAGA comes from the Tenebrio molitor chromosome 9, icTenMoli1.1, whole genome shotgun sequence genome and includes:
- the wake gene encoding ankyrin repeat and fibronectin type-III domain-containing protein 1 isoform X1, which produces MEEKKQYSALTIDRAAFLLLRVKKAFKKKKLQRKERERSAQLAATRIDQRASCAGLEGAGRTGRKPPPLLRSRTLPAIVVPGVNILQAQLGNCSPDVQQTGPSRSSLSSRFLSARVSFSRDDSVALDMRRKSAVSRLCGSGNYGPERGADGTLLLRVPAPHVVAARAYRISSPSSSNTALYRLGKLLNQGGSKNQMVVDDSNVTRRLSWERRDTLNSRLPRSSSIDSMVEAVWAESVEAVAEPAATSEKRPSLRADRPLALVSPSVGRRMKGQRGINELPPVPSDSEMEVASLPTNTNLPPVGHKPSKKEAKLMQQRRERLAKVNIHLHALFAAVEHGHSEKARTILESTDVDVNSLNNDGLSPLDVAVLSNNRPLVKMLISFGAREGHRFSNPDKLGSHLKQLLGEAEMRLQELGGLLEEPCGAPLNTRASFSSIIGNAYPTSAMTGCAGGDNDKQAIAWSRRAKTLKRLVLGFAQARPPDPPSLVALDITSLSSVSMRLQEPTTNDSPITTKFKVQWSTRADFSIISGEKELLDMSKTNCSIDLTQGRRYFFRAACGNLKGYGAFLTSTPSSVVPSTWREVDNKKSRFEGRQRQLEQLMDEIKQVRPGSEILENPGPQRRTQRKKTTIKQLFTAASKFQKNLRRGIYLACILYHEDKVLVTNEDFLPVIEIDETFPSCIHTDLHWLMKVSCTWDDTKSLRSDMEKNASSAIHFRTKLLSAVLQMQSSLCLQDLGQLYYKPLRDSQGTVVLSTVNYVKTPKSVSVLNSRWLPMNKVFKKSLLSDDHSISEILMASIQEQINYHQVSSLKLNKGLYLAYLKMQSSVDLIQVVVSAKSPNMLPHCKIRDNPHVSAEEWEYLKQQHLPDLTDNATEQQRTFLELVTSAAKRLFNYMDISSENASCHRLYDTEVVDLTDEVSFIVVCPSAEFSCSVPGQREILLQRSDLLSLPIQVFEMIHLNTYQNSIIKKYSKLSCLLELDAATANHLHREAFSNVEVAIAKERLTRLQDLQAKLNVIWKTVRWLMDVITFARDRITCGISMRYILDKEIGSCTSPKRSLLQIPPRETKVVKSTPGRGSWPGPGSNNINPPNSLINEFSKSEQHLSTNEACSQYLSTCSDSESRKNSDSYSSDFFNERLPPSRSEDMLFGMPTTSNHRCRASTVSSVSASTSPLLSVRPLYGGSLVSVNTINTTNTSDSLHSLSSDSDGNPQPVGSSTPHKPKHKPKMVPSRSMANVKQNVLDISTKSERYRPKHLNLEPNMLHSNLESGLSKSLSNIKTRTDIDTTYLRPLENLKKRETMPDTLFKVPYSTDLTQSTSKELQSGILQVFAAYETGLASGTSLKLHVTPRTTAREVVDLVVKQLNMAVVLKGKEGPIYPADKLKNFCLVAVIGARERCLRDDFKPLQLQNPWKKGRLYVRQKHDVLAALEHSSKHSAII